AAATCGGCATTGCATAAGGGCCATATTTCCGTTTCGCTTTAGGTGTGTAGATCTCCCACTTGTAATCGAAATCGAACAAGTCGCTAATACGCTCACGTCGCCAAAGTAAATTATCAAGCGGTGCTAGGAAAGTAATAGGACCTTCAACAGGTGAAGTGTCTTTAAAAGATTCCAATTCATCGAGATCCTCGGCTAACATATAATATGCTCGGTCAACACCTTCCACGTCTAAAGGAATGACAGTACCCTTCTCAACTCGTCTATCGATTTGAGCCCGTCTTTCAGCAGCAGTCATCTTTTGCCAACCGAAACGCGCATCTCTCGGATCGAACACCCGATAGGCACGTAAGTACTTATCAATCATCGCCTCACGAGCATCAGCTTCATCAATTGTTTTCGCTTCCTTCACAAAATTAGCAGGAATACTCCGTTCCGTAATGTCAAAAAATCGTTCAGTTCTTTCTCGGTGAACGACCCGAATCACACCCGCATCCATGAGCAGATTCAATGCGAGTGAGCTCTCTTTCGTTTTCGGCATTTTGTTGTCCCAATAACCATGCACGCGGTTTTCAGACTTAAATGCACGAGAAGGGAGCGGACCTTCCGACGAAAGACGCTCAAGGACTGCACCCACAACAGGACCAAGCTTTTTAAGTGGTTCTTCAACTTGCGTTTGAATCCGCTCGCGAATCGGTTCGAAAATCGGGAAATCCTCAACCGGAATGATACAGGCAGCATTCGCAAAATACTCGAAAACCTTACCATCAGAAAGAAGCTGATCTAGTAGTTTCGGGTCATATCCAGGAATCCGCGCGGCGAGAGCCAAATGCTGATTCCGCTCCACAACTGATACCGGATCTAACTGGACACACTCTAGTGTGCGAAGCATCTCTAACACTGATTCCACTTCGGTCGTACCCTCTACTTTAGTTTTTAATAAACGTTGCTTATGTAAAAGAAACTGCCGAAGTGCTACTCGGTCAACAGGATAAGGGACGGTCATCTCTACAACTACCTCCGTATCATTTTTCCTAATCATATCATTATTTTTGGAAGTATTGACCATCTATACAAACCAGCTTAAGATAAAAAAATAATATCTTCATTTACTTTTGATTCAATTGAATGAGATTCTCAAAAAAAGAAATAGTCTTTCGCAGTGGCACTTAATCAAGTTACCACTGCGTTTCATATGGATTTTACTTGGATTCATCAAGTGGTTAGTAAGAATTACTGTGATTACTGATCTTTACGAGTGAGCCGATAATTTCGTCCCAGTCTTCACTATGAATTTCATGTCCAGTGCCTTCAAGTGACACCAATTCGGCATGAGGGATGGCCTTCGCCAAGGCAAGTCCGTGCTCGAATGGCAAAGCTGGATCATCCGTACCATGGATCACGACAACAGGGACGTTGATCTCTCCCATCCGGTCGTAATATTCTTCTCCGCCTTGCAGCATCGCATGATTAAATCGGCTTGGTAGCTGTTTGGCTCGATCAAACTCTCTTCCTGCCAGTCTATACATTCTTTCTTCCTCAAAGGGTTTGGTACCAGATAACGTTTTCCACCCCTCAGCCAGATAGGCGATGGCGTCTTCCCGATTCGACCAATCGATTGAGGTGCTCTGCGCATGATGGTCGAGAATTTTCTGATCCATTGGAGGGAGTTTTTCCATCTCGGTACCAAACACACTTGATGCAATCAGCGTAAGGGTCGATACACGTTCTGAGTATCTTAGAGCAAGAATCTGACCGACCATACCACCCATCGACAGCCCTACGATATGAGCCTTCTTTACCGAATAAGCATCGAGAACGCCTATAGCATCGTCCGCCAGATCCGTTATTGTATAATGGGAAGTACCTGCCTCATATGTGGTCGACCGTCCCAAGTCCCTATGGTCGTATCGAATGACGAATCTCCCCTGATCAGCAAGCCGGTGACAGAAGTTCTCATCCCACCAGTCCAAGGAAGTCATCGCACCCATGATCAAAAGGACAGCAGGGTTCTTAGAATCTCCAAAGCTCTCCGTACAAATATCCACTTGATTTATGTTCAGCACTTGTTCATTCATGCTCTTTCAAGGCCTCCTTTTTTAAATTTCTATATGTATTTCTATGAAAACAAACCACTTCCTCTTAATTCTAATTGGGTAGACAAAGTGAGGAAGAAAGCCTTACAAAAAGAAGTAGGCAATCGCTGGATTCTTTATCTCCAAAACAAACTTTCGAGCGAAGGCCAAAGAAGGAGTATCATAACAATAGGAAGAATATAGTTATTGACTGTTAACGTTATCAAAATTTGTTTAATTTGGAGGGGAATTATGGGAAGGTTAATTCATTTTGAAATTCACGTGGATGATATGGAACGTGCTAAGAAATTTTACGGAGAAGTGTTTGGATGGACCTTTGAAGACTGGAGCGAGTTTGCTGGGATGCCGTATTTCGGAGCTGTTACTGGCGACGCAAATGAACCTGGGATTAACGGTGCCTTAATGCAACGACAAGGTCCTCCACCTGAAAAGGGCCAACCAGTGAATGGCTATACGTGTACGATGGGCGTGGACGATTATGATTCAATTGAAGCAAAAATTATGGATCATGGCGGACAAGTCGCAATGCCGAAGTATGCACTACCTGGCATGGCGTGGCAAGGGTATTACCATGATACAGAAGGAAATATTATTGGCATCCACCAACCAGATGAAAACGCGAAATAAATTTGAATAAGGAATATCAGTGTCTGTCCCTTATCCATCCATATATAGGGACAGGCATTTTTCGTTTAGGTTGGTCCAATGCATTTTGCTGCTTATATCTTATCAACTGTAAAAAATTTCTTGACTGACGGACTTAAAGACGGTTACATAAAAGTTAATAAGATAACGGTAAGGGGCTGGCTGCATGGAAATAAAACAAATATCTGAGCACATTTGGAGCTTAAAGACGTGGATGATTGTACCGATTCACGTATGGATTGTGAAAGGCGAAGATGGTGTGACACTCGTCGATGCTGGTATTGGGAATATGGGGAAGGGCATTTTGAAGTTTGTTAAGGCGTTGGATGCTGGTCCACTGAATAGAATCGTACTAACACACGGACATCCTGATCACGTCGGTGCAATTAAAAAGATCCTAGCCGAAACTGATGTCTCTGTGTATGCGCATAAAATCGAAATTCCATACATGGAAGGGAAGCTCGCTTATCCTGGACGGAAGAAAGCATCCGCAAGCGTTGAAGAACACCTTGCGCAGCCGTTAGAAGAGGACGAACTCGGCACATTGAAAACGATCGGAGGATTGATTCCATACTTAACTCCAGGTCACGCACCAGGACATGTCGTCTATTATCATCCAAAAGATCAAGTGTTACTCGCCGGTGACCTGTTCACTTCAAAAAGTGACAAACTATACAGGCCAATGCCGATGTTCACCTATGACATGGAAGAAGCGGTCAGAAGTAGCCGAATCGTCGGTAAGCTGAAACCAAAACGCTTAGAAGTCTGCCACGGGAAAGCGGTACTAAACCCTGCAGAGCACTTAGATCAATACATCCAGAACACATCAAAGAAATATGCCATAAAGGAAGAGAACGTATTTAAAGGTTAAGTTGTATAAGACCAGTGATTTTCCTCTGGTCTTTTTTAAATGAAACTTTTTGCCTATCGTTTCCGTAAACTTGTAATGAAAGCAGGTGAATGGTATGAAGCGAATTATTCCAATTGTAATCTTTTTCTTCTTACTCGTGTTGTTATTTCCGAATCAAGCCTTTGCGGTGGAATATTCGATAACGGAGGCTAGGATCGATGCCTATCTTCAGGAAAACGGGGACGTTCTTGTTGAAGAGTCCTTCACCTATGGATTCGAAGGAAAGTTTAACGGCATCACTAGAGAGATAATCCCGAAAAAAGGGACAGAAATCAACAATTTCGAAGCTTCTGAAAAAGGAAAAGCGTTGAAGGTAGAGAGAGACGATTACTTTTATAAGATCCATCGAAAAGGATCGGATGAAGTCGTATTGGTAGATCTTTCCTATACCATCAAGAATGGAGTCGAAGTTTATTCTGATGTTGCTCAGTTCTATTGGGCGTTCTTCGATAGAAGCAACGAATCGACGTATGAAAACCTTATCGTTGCCATCCATCCGCCAAAGGAAACCGAGGATGTAATCGCATTCGGTTACGATCAAGCGTATGGAACAGAAGAAATTATGGAGAATGGCACAGTCTATTTTGCAATGAACCAGGTACCTGATAATACGAACGGAGATATCCGCGTCGCTTATGAGAAGGGACTGTTTCCAGCTGCTAAAGCGTCCAATCAACCTATGAAAGCTGAAATTATACAAGATAAAAAGGATCTTGATGCACAAGTCGCCGCAAAAACAGAACGTACAGCGTTTCTCGATCAAATGGCAAGCATCGTCATTCCAATTGTCGGCCTCATTATGGTTGTGCTCTATGTATCGTTGTGGAAAGGTCACGTCAATCGTAAAAGGGAAGCGGAACGCGACATGGACCTTACCCGAAATGTTCCGAAACAGCGAATGAGCTTACCCGCAACCATCTTTTACACGAATTATAAACACTTACCACCCGAAGCCATTTCCGCTGCGCTACTCGATCTCGTACGAAAGCAATATGTAAAGCGCATTGGTGAGGACCGATTCCAAGTGATTCACCGGGAGGGTGCACTGAAGCACGAACAGATCCTCATTAAATGGCTGTTTGACTTAATTGGTGAGAATAATGAATTCAGTTTTGAAGAACTGAAACAGTTTACGAAGCAAAAGAAGAATCATGGAACCTACAGAAAGTATCAAACAAGCTGGCAAAAAGCTGTAGCAGAAGAAGTAAATGAGAGACAATTATATGAAGATAAGAAGAAATATCGTATATCAATTGTGTTATCCAGCATCATTTTAATTCCATTCATCTTTATCTTTGCGTTCCATGGTCTTATATTTTGGATGGTCATGACAATCCTTCTTATAGGCACAATCACCCTTTATGGTTTCTTATACCATCCAAGGACGAAAGAAGGTACCCTGATCCATTATGAATGGAAAGCATGTAAGAAGCGGTTCAAAATCTTGAGTAAAGAGGATTGGAGAACTTGGGCGGAAGACGACAAGTTACGCGCCTATATTTACGGACTCGGTACGAAAACGCAACCGATTATTAAAAAGAACGAACAGTTCGCTAAATCGTTCTATCCTTCAAATACGAGTAACTCGGAAGTCGGAGCCTATTCCACAATGGATATCAGCACGTTCATTATATTGGGAGCTGCTGTATCAAACAATTTCGATGCAGCCCACCAATCCACTGGAGCATCAATAGGTGCAGGCGGAGCAGGTTCTGGCGCAGGAGCGGGTGGCGGCGGAGGCGGATCTGGAGCCTTTTAACAAGAAAGTTAGACAGAATTCCCATTTCCGGGAACGCCTTTGATAGTGTAAAAGTAAAGGTCGAAGCATGAGTAGTGAACCGGCAGTCTGTAGCTATCGAAAAATAGAGAATGGTATTTAATATTAAGCCCCGTTATATAGCGCAGAACGTTTATTTAAGAACATAGCTTTATAGAGTATCATGTTTAACACTCCACCATAAAACGAAGCTCAAGGCCTAGTGAATACAAAAGACAGAACCTTTGACTCCCACTCCCGAAAGGAAAAGTGAAAGTCTATCAAGAAGATACAAATGACAGCAGTCTAGAATTCAGAAGATCAAATAGATCACAAACTCATGAGAGGATTTATATTTCACATAATTCACAGTTTAAGTTTCTGATTATTTATTATGGTATTAATAATCCAGATTAATAAGGAAGGATAGAGGATATGCCAACTTACAACAAACTCGTTCGTGATCGTATTCCAGAGATTATTCAATACACAGGAAAAAGTTTTAATACTAGTATTTTGGATGTAGATCATTATGAAATGGAATTGAAAGAGAAGTTAAAAGAAGAGCTAAATGAATATCTTGAAGCAAGTGACGATGCATCAGCGATCGAAGAACTTGCAGACCTTCTAGAATTGATACATGCATTAACCTCTGTACATCATTCCTCTGTTGAGGAACTTGAGACTGTTCGAAAAGAAAAAGCTGAAAAGCGTGGAGGATTTCAAGAACGTATTTTCTTGATTGATGTTGAAGATGAGTAAAGTCGTACTAAATAATGCGAATATAGATATGCGTTATTTTGTTTAAGTTGGTGAAGAAATTAATGGACGAAAAAACTTTAAAACATAAAATAGAAAACTTGAGTATTTGGACTAAAGGTGATCAAAGAGCACCTCATAAACCACTGTTATTGTTATATGCTCTTGCAAGATATCAAAGAGATAAAATACATAATTTATCATATTTAGAGGTTAAGGATAAGTTGAAAAAGCTATTAATTGAGTTCGGACCTCAACGACGTTCCTACCATCCTGAGCAGCCTTTTGTAAGATTAACAAATGACGGAATATGGTCATTGAA
This Pseudalkalibacillus berkeleyi DNA region includes the following protein-coding sequences:
- a CDS encoding winged helix-turn-helix domain-containing protein encodes the protein MIRKNDTEVVVEMTVPYPVDRVALRQFLLHKQRLLKTKVEGTTEVESVLEMLRTLECVQLDPVSVVERNQHLALAARIPGYDPKLLDQLLSDGKVFEYFANAACIIPVEDFPIFEPIRERIQTQVEEPLKKLGPVVGAVLERLSSEGPLPSRAFKSENRVHGYWDNKMPKTKESSLALNLLMDAGVIRVVHRERTERFFDITERSIPANFVKEAKTIDEADAREAMIDKYLRAYRVFDPRDARFGWQKMTAAERRAQIDRRVEKGTVIPLDVEGVDRAYYMLAEDLDELESFKDTSPVEGPITFLAPLDNLLWRRERISDLFDFDYKWEIYTPKAKRKYGPYAMPILYGDQLIGRMDPSLDRKNSTLHVRLLQLEPGVKKTSQLKREIRDALERFAKFNQVKDIVIEQSDLRIIRVKS
- a CDS encoding alpha/beta fold hydrolase — protein: MNEQVLNINQVDICTESFGDSKNPAVLLIMGAMTSLDWWDENFCHRLADQGRFVIRYDHRDLGRSTTYEAGTSHYTITDLADDAIGVLDAYSVKKAHIVGLSMGGMVGQILALRYSERVSTLTLIASSVFGTEMEKLPPMDQKILDHHAQSTSIDWSNREDAIAYLAEGWKTLSGTKPFEEERMYRLAGREFDRAKQLPSRFNHAMLQGGEEYYDRMGEINVPVVVIHGTDDPALPFEHGLALAKAIPHAELVSLEGTGHEIHSEDWDEIIGSLVKISNHSNSY
- a CDS encoding VOC family protein; translated protein: MGRLIHFEIHVDDMERAKKFYGEVFGWTFEDWSEFAGMPYFGAVTGDANEPGINGALMQRQGPPPEKGQPVNGYTCTMGVDDYDSIEAKIMDHGGQVAMPKYALPGMAWQGYYHDTEGNIIGIHQPDENAK
- a CDS encoding MBL fold metallo-hydrolase, with product MEIKQISEHIWSLKTWMIVPIHVWIVKGEDGVTLVDAGIGNMGKGILKFVKALDAGPLNRIVLTHGHPDHVGAIKKILAETDVSVYAHKIEIPYMEGKLAYPGRKKASASVEEHLAQPLEEDELGTLKTIGGLIPYLTPGHAPGHVVYYHPKDQVLLAGDLFTSKSDKLYRPMPMFTYDMEEAVRSSRIVGKLKPKRLEVCHGKAVLNPAEHLDQYIQNTSKKYAIKEENVFKG
- a CDS encoding DUF2207 domain-containing protein, with the translated sequence MKRIIPIVIFFFLLVLLFPNQAFAVEYSITEARIDAYLQENGDVLVEESFTYGFEGKFNGITREIIPKKGTEINNFEASEKGKALKVERDDYFYKIHRKGSDEVVLVDLSYTIKNGVEVYSDVAQFYWAFFDRSNESTYENLIVAIHPPKETEDVIAFGYDQAYGTEEIMENGTVYFAMNQVPDNTNGDIRVAYEKGLFPAAKASNQPMKAEIIQDKKDLDAQVAAKTERTAFLDQMASIVIPIVGLIMVVLYVSLWKGHVNRKREAERDMDLTRNVPKQRMSLPATIFYTNYKHLPPEAISAALLDLVRKQYVKRIGEDRFQVIHREGALKHEQILIKWLFDLIGENNEFSFEELKQFTKQKKNHGTYRKYQTSWQKAVAEEVNERQLYEDKKKYRISIVLSSIILIPFIFIFAFHGLIFWMVMTILLIGTITLYGFLYHPRTKEGTLIHYEWKACKKRFKILSKEDWRTWAEDDKLRAYIYGLGTKTQPIIKKNEQFAKSFYPSNTSNSEVGAYSTMDISTFIILGAAVSNNFDAAHQSTGASIGAGGAGSGAGAGGGGGGSGAF
- a CDS encoding nucleoside triphosphate pyrophosphohydrolase; amino-acid sequence: MPTYNKLVRDRIPEIIQYTGKSFNTSILDVDHYEMELKEKLKEELNEYLEASDDASAIEELADLLELIHALTSVHHSSVEELETVRKEKAEKRGGFQERIFLIDVEDE